In one Oxyura jamaicensis isolate SHBP4307 breed ruddy duck chromosome 14, BPBGC_Ojam_1.0, whole genome shotgun sequence genomic region, the following are encoded:
- the USP42 gene encoding ubiquitin carboxyl-terminal hydrolase 42 isoform X2, whose product MTIVNKPKSSKSKKSSSRRSGKSKKPRTKKMKSRTANWGRMPPAEDSNQVSVAQGRGGAIYCRSSEKSKPFAQRDLIINDGIAPPQRILFPPEKICMDWQQTQSVGVGLYNLGNTCFLNSTLQCLTYTPPLANYMLSLEHNQSCREQGFCMMCTMETHINQALCCTVDAIKPTRVINDLRRIGKHFRFGSQEDAHEFLRYTVDAMQKACLNGSTKLDRSSQATTIIHQIFGGFLRSRVKCLNCKAVSDTYEAFLDITLDIKAVSSVTRALELFVKPEQLDGENCYKCSKCKKMVPASKRFTIHRSSNVLTISLKRFANFTGGKINKEVKYPEYLDLRAYMSQSIGEPLLYALYAVLVHNGINCHAGHYVCYIKAGNGLWYQMNDANVVRTDIKTVLGQQAYLLFYIRRYDLTLGERAFYLPAPSYPRSFLGQRGANSKQAGFMGPRLPPHMIKNSSRLNGNGSLKEDPNTIGVTLKRPSSAPPTACVQNWAITRPSITDPSKKQKITISIHNKLPARQTVSQPDCLSSAVEDEDLNKAVPSSTITNSTAAESTSNPSTMSVTTTVSKQEVSDEIFVEPTVNGNPKLSSDNAVPYGAESSGKSEEESKGLFKRNCNVISSNGILVGKVVRTLQNSHSSCQNAEEERSQHELPKNDSLNGAISLVNESKENGLKLDDSTCQAEPVKPSEMFFSKTNGLLETMPIAMPPVPQEVILESLTDSQLNSLSEEISVPGPQKSTENDALMETVVMEALLVYEESRKVPSDFSCEAENPFIQSDSETISTKEEVGSIITKADNAHPNINGQHKIRERCFDTEDEFIEQYRPEDRGDKDKPRRSKEPELISKENILYIKESSESDENLRQTSSLKSDSECSSKNLSSLAITDKCQDTKDISNNYVEVPPVNDSSITKLDKVLESQFSRPNEEFGDRKWEEDTMQRKKDKKKIHETKKTDKEHYRRKREHSDTEEKESQNRSKTDGHSSKRRCSRSVEVVKQNRHKQEYCEGSKYRSFHSERNSPDNGRRSVKYSKYRSRSRGRSEQDRNRYYHSKGERTWSRERYYQDEPRRWEKCRYYNDYYSSHATGDSRERKFSHGDKDFDKLSQAYNSRSHKDYHYKSRWPHSSLSREEDVHHFSSHRADLHRCSVPQQHSEKYSRERHALPPMSAHFEDSPQKNEKERNRKRQYTRAEGSESEIERKRRKIEKELLGDEKMKKYKKFKKKKKSKDKHREKDYNDNRKRKKKKKKKKHIRKLKGFLEYLDPRFQKKTREKKEESRPPDGSFCEQYRNEGSKQPYKEGKPSSAGESKKYSSIASNEYIKDVDLPSPKHTEFTVINPPEDALQFNTWRITEVIPEEDSSLSKDAELTDGSLQYSN is encoded by the exons ATGACCATAGTTAACAAGCCAAAATCTTCAAAGTCTAAAAAATCATCTTCAAGGCGGTCTGGCAAATCCAAGAAACCGCGtactaaaaaaatgaagtcacgCACCGCAAACTGGGGCCGGATGCCACCTGCAGAAGATTCAAACCAAGTCTCTGTGGCCcaaggacgtggaggtgctaTTTATTGTAGATCGTCTGAAAAATCTAAGCCTTTTGCCCAAAGAGATCTAA TCATTAATGATGGAATTGCTCCGCCGCAAAGAATTCTTTTTCCACCTGAGAAGATTTGTATGGATTGGCAACAAACACAAAGTGTTGGAGTTGGACTGTATAATCTTGGCAATACATGTTTTCTTAATTCTACTCTACAGTGTTTGACCTACACACCCCCACTTGCCAATTACATGCTTTCTCTTGAGCACAACCAGTCAT gTCGTGAACAAGGTTTTTGCATGATGTGCACAATGGAGACTCACATTAACCAGGCCCTGTGTTGCACTGTTGATGCCATCAAGCCTACACGTGTTATCAATGATCTTAGAC GAATAGGAAAACATTTCCGTTTTGGCAGTCAAGAAGACGCACACGAATTCTTACGCTATACTGTTGATGCTATGCAGAAAGCATGCTTGAATGGAAGCACCAA attGGACAGATCTTCTCAAGCGACCACCATCATTCATCAAATATTTGGAGGATTTCTAAGATCAAGAG TAAAGTGCTTGAATTGCAAAGCAGTTTCGGATACGTACGAGGCATTTCTTGATATCACTTTGGATATAAAG GCAGTTTCATCTGTTACCAGAGCTCTAGAACTATTTGTGAAACCTGAACAGCTGGATGGAGAGAATTGCTATAAATGTAGCAA gTGTAAAAAGATGGTTCCTGCATCCAAGAGATTTACTATACACCGTTCTTCCAATGTGCTCACAATATCACTGAAAAGATTTGCAAATTTCACAGGTGGAAAGATCAACAAG GAGGTAAAATATCCAGAGTATTTGGACCTTCGAGCCTACATGTCTCAGTCAATTGGAGAACCACTCCTCTACGCCTTATATGCAGTGCTGGTGCATAATGGTATCAACTGTCACGCAGGACACTATGTATGCTACATAAAG GCTGGTAATGGACTTTGGTATCAGATGAATGATGCTAATGTAGTCCGTACTGACATTAAAACAGTTCTTGGTCAGCAagcttatttacttttttatatcAG GCGCTATGATTTGACACTTGGAGAACGTGCTTTTTACTTACCAGCACCATCTTATCCCCGTTCATTCCTTGGTCAGCGGGGGGCTAATAGTAAGCAGGCTGGATTTATGGGACCACGACTTCCTCCTCATATGATTAAG AATTCAAGTCGTTTAAATGGAAATGGATCCTTAAAAGAGGATCCAAATACCATTGGTGTCACCCTAAAAAGGCCATCTTCAGCACCACCTACGGCTTGTGTTCAAAACTGGGCAATTACCAGGCCTTCAATTACTGATCCatcaaaaaaacagaagatcaCTATCAGTATTCACAATAAATTGCCTGCTCGTCAGACTGTGTCACAGCCTGATTGTCTTAGCAGTGCTGTGGAGGATGAAGATCTCAACAAGGCTGTTCCTTCATCCACAATTACAAATTCCACCGCAGCAGAGTCTACCTCAAATCCATCTACTATGTCAGTTACTACTACTGTTTCCAAACAAGAAGTTTCTGATGAAATTTTTGTGGAGCCAACAGTGAATGGAAATCCTAAACTCAGCTCTGATAACGCAGTCCCTTACGGTGCAGAATCTTCAGGAAAATCTGAGGAGGAGTCGAAGGGcttatttaaaaggaattgCAATGTAATATCCTCTAATGGAATTCTGGTTGGAAAGGTAGTCCGTACATTGCAGAATTCCCATTCTTCCTGTCAGaatgctgaagaagaaagatcCCAGCATGAGCTGCCAAAAAATGATTCACTAAATGGTGCTATTAGTTTAGTTAATGAATCTAAAGAAAACGGACTGAAACTTGATGATTCCACTTGCCAAGCTGAACCTGTTAAACCTTCTGAGATGttcttttctaaaacaaatggATTGCTCGAAACA ATGCCTATAGCTATGCCTCCAGTCCCTCAAGAAGTGATCTTAGAATCCCTCACAGACAGCCAGCTGAACAGCTTGTCAGAGGAAATAAG tgTCCCGGGACCTCAGAAATCTACGGAGAATGATGCTCTTATGGAAACTGTAGTGATGGAAGCACTGTTGGTCTATGAAGAATCCAGGAAAGTTCCTTCTGACTTCAGCTGTGAGGCTGAGAATCCTTTTATTCAATCAGATTCTGAAACCATTTCTACCAAAGAAGAAGTTGGAAGTATTATAACAAAAGCTGATAATGCACATCCCAATATCAATGGTCAGCACAAGATTAGGGAAAGATGCTTTGATACTGAAGATGAATTCATTGAACAGTACCGACCTGAGGACCGTGGAGACAAAGACAAACCAAGAAGATCAAAAGAACCTGAactcatttcaaaagaaaacattttgtacaTCAAAGAGTCTTCTGAGAGTGATGAGAACTTGCGGCAAACTTCCTCTCTAAAGTCTGACAGTGAATGTAGTTCTAAAAATCTTTCCTCCTTAGCCATTACAGATAAATGCCAAGATACAAAAGACATATCTAATAACTATGTAGAGGTACCACCTGTTAATGACTCGTCTATTACAAAGCTGGATAAAGTTTTGGAAAGCCAATTCTCTAGACCAAATGAAGAATTCGGTGATAGAAAATGGGAAGAAGACACCATGCAGCggaaaaaagataagaaaaagatCCACGAAACTAAAAAAACTGACAAAGAGCATTACCGAAGAAAGAGGGAACATTCTGATACTGAAGAGAAGGAGAgtcaaaacagaagcaaaactgaTGGTCATTCCAGCAAGAGAAGGTGCTCTCGCAGCGTGGAAGTTGTTAAGCAAAATCGTCATAAGCAGGAGTATTGTGAGGGAAGCAAGTACAGATCTTTCCATAGTGAAAGAAACAGCCCTGATAATGGGAGAAGATcagtaaaatattcaaagtaCAGATCTCGAAGCAGAGGAAGATCAGAACAAGATAGGAATAGATATTACCATTCCAAAGGAGAAAGAACTTGGAGCAGAGAAAGATACTATCAAGATGAGCCACGGAGATGGGAAAAATGTAGATATTACAACGATTACTATTCATCTCATGCAACAGGAGACAGTAGAGAGAGAAAGTTCTCTCACGGTGATAAAGACTTTGACAAATTGAGTCAAGCTTACAACAGCAGGTCACATAAGGATTATCATTACAAAAGCAGATGGCCTCACAGTTCCCTCTCGAGAGAGGAAGATGTACATCACTTTAGCAGCCACAGAGCAGACTTGCATCGTTGCTCAGTACCTCAGcaacattctgaaaaatattctcGTGAAAGACATGCACTTCCACCTATGTCAGCTCATTTTGAGGACTCTccccagaaaaatgaaaaagaaagaaacagaaaaagacaatatACTCGTGCAGAAGGTAGTGAAAGTGAAATAGAAAGGAAACGCAGAAAGATAGAAAAGGAGCTTTTAGgtgatgaaaaaatgaaaaaatataagaagtttaagaagaaaaagaagtctaaAGATAAACATCGGGAGAAGGATT ACAATGACAATCGCAAGcgtaagaaaaagaagaaaaagaagaaacacatcAGGAAACTGAAAGGCTTCTTGGAATACTTAGATCCTCgtttccagaagaaaacacgggagaagaaggaagaatcaCGTCCTCCAGATGGGTCTTTTTGTGAGCAATACAGAAACGAGGGCAGTAAACAACCTTACAAGGAAGGGAAGCCTTCCAGTGCAGGTGAAAGCAAGAAATACAGCTCCATTGCATCCAACGAGTATATTAAAG atgtaGATCTGCCTTCTCCTAAGCACACTGAATTCACAGTTATTAATCCTCCAGAGGACGCTTTGCAATTTAACACCTGGAGA ATAACTGAAGTAATCCCCGAAGAAGACAGTTCACTATCCAAag acGCAGAGCTTACTGATGGAAGCCTTCAGTACTCAAACTAA
- the USP42 gene encoding ubiquitin carboxyl-terminal hydrolase 42 isoform X1, translated as MTIVNKPKSSKSKKSSSRRSGKSKKPRTKKMKSRTANWGRMPPAEDSNQVSVAQGRGGAIYCRSSEKSKPFAQRDLIINDGIAPPQRILFPPEKICMDWQQTQSVGVGLYNLGNTCFLNSTLQCLTYTPPLANYMLSLEHNQSCREQGFCMMCTMETHINQALCCTVDAIKPTRVINDLRRIGKHFRFGSQEDAHEFLRYTVDAMQKACLNGSTKLDRSSQATTIIHQIFGGFLRSRVKCLNCKAVSDTYEAFLDITLDIKAVSSVTRALELFVKPEQLDGENCYKCSKCKKMVPASKRFTIHRSSNVLTISLKRFANFTGGKINKEVKYPEYLDLRAYMSQSIGEPLLYALYAVLVHNGINCHAGHYVCYIKAGNGLWYQMNDANVVRTDIKTVLGQQAYLLFYIRRYDLTLGERAFYLPAPSYPRSFLGQRGANSKQAGFMGPRLPPHMIKNSSRLNGNGSLKEDPNTIGVTLKRPSSAPPTACVQNWAITRPSITDPSKKQKITISIHNKLPARQTVSQPDCLSSAVEDEDLNKAVPSSTITNSTAAESTSNPSTMSVTTTVSKQEVSDEIFVEPTVNGNPKLSSDNAVPYGAESSGKSEEESKGLFKRNCNVISSNGILVGKVVRTLQNSHSSCQNAEEERSQHELPKNDSLNGAISLVNESKENGLKLDDSTCQAEPVKPSEMFFSKTNGLLETMPIAMPPVPQEVILESLTDSQLNSLSEEISVPGPQKSTENDALMETVVMEALLVYEESRKVPSDFSCEAENPFIQSDSETISTKEEVGSIITKADNAHPNINGQHKIRERCFDTEDEFIEQYRPEDRGDKDKPRRSKEPELISKENILYIKESSESDENLRQTSSLKSDSECSSKNLSSLAITDKCQDTKDISNNYVEVPPVNDSSITKLDKVLESQFSRPNEEFGDRKWEEDTMQRKKDKKKIHETKKTDKEHYRRKREHSDTEEKESQNRSKTDGHSSKRRCSRSVEVVKQNRHKQEYCEGSKYRSFHSERNSPDNGRRSVKYSKYRSRSRGRSEQDRNRYYHSKGERTWSRERYYQDEPRRWEKCRYYNDYYSSHATGDSRERKFSHGDKDFDKLSQAYNSRSHKDYHYKSRWPHSSLSREEDVHHFSSHRADLHRCSVPQQHSEKYSRERHALPPMSAHFEDSPQKNEKERNRKRQYTRAEGSESEIERKRRKIEKELLGDEKMKKYKKFKKKKKSKDKHREKDYKLYDLDFSVLHFDNDNRKRKKKKKKKKHIRKLKGFLEYLDPRFQKKTREKKEESRPPDGSFCEQYRNEGSKQPYKEGKPSSAGESKKYSSIASNEYIKDVDLPSPKHTEFTVINPPEDALQFNTWRITEVIPEEDSSLSKDAELTDGSLQYSN; from the exons ATGACCATAGTTAACAAGCCAAAATCTTCAAAGTCTAAAAAATCATCTTCAAGGCGGTCTGGCAAATCCAAGAAACCGCGtactaaaaaaatgaagtcacgCACCGCAAACTGGGGCCGGATGCCACCTGCAGAAGATTCAAACCAAGTCTCTGTGGCCcaaggacgtggaggtgctaTTTATTGTAGATCGTCTGAAAAATCTAAGCCTTTTGCCCAAAGAGATCTAA TCATTAATGATGGAATTGCTCCGCCGCAAAGAATTCTTTTTCCACCTGAGAAGATTTGTATGGATTGGCAACAAACACAAAGTGTTGGAGTTGGACTGTATAATCTTGGCAATACATGTTTTCTTAATTCTACTCTACAGTGTTTGACCTACACACCCCCACTTGCCAATTACATGCTTTCTCTTGAGCACAACCAGTCAT gTCGTGAACAAGGTTTTTGCATGATGTGCACAATGGAGACTCACATTAACCAGGCCCTGTGTTGCACTGTTGATGCCATCAAGCCTACACGTGTTATCAATGATCTTAGAC GAATAGGAAAACATTTCCGTTTTGGCAGTCAAGAAGACGCACACGAATTCTTACGCTATACTGTTGATGCTATGCAGAAAGCATGCTTGAATGGAAGCACCAA attGGACAGATCTTCTCAAGCGACCACCATCATTCATCAAATATTTGGAGGATTTCTAAGATCAAGAG TAAAGTGCTTGAATTGCAAAGCAGTTTCGGATACGTACGAGGCATTTCTTGATATCACTTTGGATATAAAG GCAGTTTCATCTGTTACCAGAGCTCTAGAACTATTTGTGAAACCTGAACAGCTGGATGGAGAGAATTGCTATAAATGTAGCAA gTGTAAAAAGATGGTTCCTGCATCCAAGAGATTTACTATACACCGTTCTTCCAATGTGCTCACAATATCACTGAAAAGATTTGCAAATTTCACAGGTGGAAAGATCAACAAG GAGGTAAAATATCCAGAGTATTTGGACCTTCGAGCCTACATGTCTCAGTCAATTGGAGAACCACTCCTCTACGCCTTATATGCAGTGCTGGTGCATAATGGTATCAACTGTCACGCAGGACACTATGTATGCTACATAAAG GCTGGTAATGGACTTTGGTATCAGATGAATGATGCTAATGTAGTCCGTACTGACATTAAAACAGTTCTTGGTCAGCAagcttatttacttttttatatcAG GCGCTATGATTTGACACTTGGAGAACGTGCTTTTTACTTACCAGCACCATCTTATCCCCGTTCATTCCTTGGTCAGCGGGGGGCTAATAGTAAGCAGGCTGGATTTATGGGACCACGACTTCCTCCTCATATGATTAAG AATTCAAGTCGTTTAAATGGAAATGGATCCTTAAAAGAGGATCCAAATACCATTGGTGTCACCCTAAAAAGGCCATCTTCAGCACCACCTACGGCTTGTGTTCAAAACTGGGCAATTACCAGGCCTTCAATTACTGATCCatcaaaaaaacagaagatcaCTATCAGTATTCACAATAAATTGCCTGCTCGTCAGACTGTGTCACAGCCTGATTGTCTTAGCAGTGCTGTGGAGGATGAAGATCTCAACAAGGCTGTTCCTTCATCCACAATTACAAATTCCACCGCAGCAGAGTCTACCTCAAATCCATCTACTATGTCAGTTACTACTACTGTTTCCAAACAAGAAGTTTCTGATGAAATTTTTGTGGAGCCAACAGTGAATGGAAATCCTAAACTCAGCTCTGATAACGCAGTCCCTTACGGTGCAGAATCTTCAGGAAAATCTGAGGAGGAGTCGAAGGGcttatttaaaaggaattgCAATGTAATATCCTCTAATGGAATTCTGGTTGGAAAGGTAGTCCGTACATTGCAGAATTCCCATTCTTCCTGTCAGaatgctgaagaagaaagatcCCAGCATGAGCTGCCAAAAAATGATTCACTAAATGGTGCTATTAGTTTAGTTAATGAATCTAAAGAAAACGGACTGAAACTTGATGATTCCACTTGCCAAGCTGAACCTGTTAAACCTTCTGAGATGttcttttctaaaacaaatggATTGCTCGAAACA ATGCCTATAGCTATGCCTCCAGTCCCTCAAGAAGTGATCTTAGAATCCCTCACAGACAGCCAGCTGAACAGCTTGTCAGAGGAAATAAG tgTCCCGGGACCTCAGAAATCTACGGAGAATGATGCTCTTATGGAAACTGTAGTGATGGAAGCACTGTTGGTCTATGAAGAATCCAGGAAAGTTCCTTCTGACTTCAGCTGTGAGGCTGAGAATCCTTTTATTCAATCAGATTCTGAAACCATTTCTACCAAAGAAGAAGTTGGAAGTATTATAACAAAAGCTGATAATGCACATCCCAATATCAATGGTCAGCACAAGATTAGGGAAAGATGCTTTGATACTGAAGATGAATTCATTGAACAGTACCGACCTGAGGACCGTGGAGACAAAGACAAACCAAGAAGATCAAAAGAACCTGAactcatttcaaaagaaaacattttgtacaTCAAAGAGTCTTCTGAGAGTGATGAGAACTTGCGGCAAACTTCCTCTCTAAAGTCTGACAGTGAATGTAGTTCTAAAAATCTTTCCTCCTTAGCCATTACAGATAAATGCCAAGATACAAAAGACATATCTAATAACTATGTAGAGGTACCACCTGTTAATGACTCGTCTATTACAAAGCTGGATAAAGTTTTGGAAAGCCAATTCTCTAGACCAAATGAAGAATTCGGTGATAGAAAATGGGAAGAAGACACCATGCAGCggaaaaaagataagaaaaagatCCACGAAACTAAAAAAACTGACAAAGAGCATTACCGAAGAAAGAGGGAACATTCTGATACTGAAGAGAAGGAGAgtcaaaacagaagcaaaactgaTGGTCATTCCAGCAAGAGAAGGTGCTCTCGCAGCGTGGAAGTTGTTAAGCAAAATCGTCATAAGCAGGAGTATTGTGAGGGAAGCAAGTACAGATCTTTCCATAGTGAAAGAAACAGCCCTGATAATGGGAGAAGATcagtaaaatattcaaagtaCAGATCTCGAAGCAGAGGAAGATCAGAACAAGATAGGAATAGATATTACCATTCCAAAGGAGAAAGAACTTGGAGCAGAGAAAGATACTATCAAGATGAGCCACGGAGATGGGAAAAATGTAGATATTACAACGATTACTATTCATCTCATGCAACAGGAGACAGTAGAGAGAGAAAGTTCTCTCACGGTGATAAAGACTTTGACAAATTGAGTCAAGCTTACAACAGCAGGTCACATAAGGATTATCATTACAAAAGCAGATGGCCTCACAGTTCCCTCTCGAGAGAGGAAGATGTACATCACTTTAGCAGCCACAGAGCAGACTTGCATCGTTGCTCAGTACCTCAGcaacattctgaaaaatattctcGTGAAAGACATGCACTTCCACCTATGTCAGCTCATTTTGAGGACTCTccccagaaaaatgaaaaagaaagaaacagaaaaagacaatatACTCGTGCAGAAGGTAGTGAAAGTGAAATAGAAAGGAAACGCAGAAAGATAGAAAAGGAGCTTTTAGgtgatgaaaaaatgaaaaaatataagaagtttaagaagaaaaagaagtctaaAGATAAACATCGGGAGAAGGATTACAA ACTTTATGATTTGGATTTCTCTGTGCTCCACTTTGACAATGACAATCGCAAGcgtaagaaaaagaagaaaaagaagaaacacatcAGGAAACTGAAAGGCTTCTTGGAATACTTAGATCCTCgtttccagaagaaaacacgggagaagaaggaagaatcaCGTCCTCCAGATGGGTCTTTTTGTGAGCAATACAGAAACGAGGGCAGTAAACAACCTTACAAGGAAGGGAAGCCTTCCAGTGCAGGTGAAAGCAAGAAATACAGCTCCATTGCATCCAACGAGTATATTAAAG atgtaGATCTGCCTTCTCCTAAGCACACTGAATTCACAGTTATTAATCCTCCAGAGGACGCTTTGCAATTTAACACCTGGAGA ATAACTGAAGTAATCCCCGAAGAAGACAGTTCACTATCCAAag acGCAGAGCTTACTGATGGAAGCCTTCAGTACTCAAACTAA